From a region of the Athene noctua chromosome 14, bAthNoc1.hap1.1, whole genome shotgun sequence genome:
- the UNC93B1 gene encoding protein unc-93 homolog B1, which yields MFLAVGIYALFVSSNYWERYYTLVPSAIAIGVAIVPLWASMGNYITRMAQKYYEYVNYKEEHVQEQQRAPRGACNAYVIVFQTVFYTCFHLSFVCAQMPMLFFLNNYLYQLNHTLFGVKHCGTLSHGTLPGFNTTVLQSLPRSVNLIIVESALMAAAFLAMLVVLVLCGSAYRPTEEIDLRSIGWGNIFQLPFKHMRDYRLRHLFPLFIYSGFEVLFVCTGFSLNYGVCALGLEKLAYLLMAYGFSASACSSLALCMLRLRRQIPLLAGALLHAALLVTLFCWAPEPRHLVQAPLLYAIIVLWGTGSALNKTSISILLGMLYEDKERQDFIFTIYHWWQAVAIFTVYLWSGLPMKAKLSIMLLSLAVAVGTYLWMEHKLAQHVTYRLPRIPRPRHKMRGYRYLEEDDSDETGSEGDGGKDDSDDHPAEATNEDEQPKADEDQLG from the exons ATGTTCCTAGCAGTGGGCATCTATGCCCTCTTTGTCTCCAGCAACTACTGGGAGCGCTACTACACGCTGGTGCCCTCCGCCATAGCCATCGGGGTGGCCATTGTGCCCCTCTGGGCTTCCATGGGCAACTACATCACGCG TATGGCCCAGAAGTACTATGAGTACGTCAACTACAAGGAGGAGCACGTGCAGGAGCAGCAGCGGGCACCACGGGGTGCCTGCAACGCCTACGTCATCGTCTTCCAGACTGTCTTCTACACCTGCTTCCAT TTGAGCTTCGTCTGCGCTCAGATGCCGATGCTCTTCTTCCTCAACAACTACCTCTACCAGCTCAACCACACACTCTTTGGGGTCAAGCACTGCG GGACCCTGAGCCACGGCACGCTGCCCGGCTTCAACACAACAGTGCTGCAGAGCCTGCCCCGCAGCGTCAACCTCATCATTGTGGAGAGCGCCTTGATGGCAGCTGCCTTCCTTGCCATGCTGGTG GTCCTGGTGCTCTGCGGCTCAGCGTATCGGCCCACGGAGGAGATCGATCTGCGCAGCATCGGCTGGGGGAACATTTTCCAGCTGCCTTTCAAGCACATGCGGGATTATCGCCTGCGCCACCTCTTCCCCTTGTTCATCTACAGTGGCTTCGAGGTGCTCTTTGTCTGCACTGGCTTCTCCCTG AACTACGGTGTGTGTGCCCTGGGGCTGGAGAAGCTGGCGTACCTCCTTATGGCCTATGGCTTCTCCGCCTCggcctgctccagcctggccctCTGCATGCTGCGCCTGCGGCGGCAGATCCCACTGCTGGCCGGAGCCCTCCTCCACGCCGCCCTCCTGGTGACTCTTTTCTGCTGGGCACCCGAGCCCCGGCATCTGGTCCAGGCGCCTCTACTCTATGCCATCATTGTGCTCTGGGGCACGGGGAGCGCCCTCAACAAGACCAGCATTAGCA TCCTCCTGGGCATGCTGTACGAAGACAAGGAGCGCCAGGACTTCATCTTCACCATCTACCACTGGTGGCAGGCCGTGGCGATCTTCACCGTCTACCTGTGGTCGGGGCTGCCCATGAAG GCCAAGCTCTCTATCATGCTGCTGTCACTGGCAGTGGCAGTGGGGACCTACCTCTGGATGGAGCACAAGCTGGCGCAGCACGTGACATACCGCCTGCCCCGCATCCCCCGCCCGCGCCACAAGATGCGCGGTTACCGCTACTTGGAGGAGGATGACTCAGACGAGACTGGCTCAGAGGGCGACGGCGGCAAAGACGACAGTGATGACCACCCAGCGGAGGCCACCAACGAGGATGAGCAGCCAAAAGCTGATGAGGACCAGCTGGGTTAG
- the MAX gene encoding protein max isoform X1, with translation MSDNDDIEVESDEEQPRFQSAADKRAHHNALERKRRDHIKDSFHSLRDSVPSLQGEKQQASRAQILDKATEYIQYMRRKNHTHQQDIDDLKRQNALLEQQVRALEKARSSAQLQANYPSTDNSLYTNPKGSTISAFDGGSDSSSDSEPDEPQSRKKLRMEAS, from the exons ATGAGCGACAACGATGACATCGAGGTGGAGAGTGAC GAGGAGCAGCCGAGGTTTCAGTCCGCG GCCGACAAACGGGCTCATCACAACGCGCTGGAGCGCAAGCGCAGGGACCACATCAAGGACAGCTTCCACAGCCTGCGGGACTCTGTCCCCTCCCTCCAAGGAGAGAA GCAACAGGCATCCCGGGCCCAAATCCTGGACAAAGCCACAGAGTACATCCAGTACATGCGCCggaaaaaccacacacaccagcAGGACATTGATGACCTCAAGCGGCAGAACGCTCTCCTGGAGCAGCAGG TGCGGGCGCTGGAGAAGGCCCGGTCAAGCGCCCAGCTGCAGGCCAACTACCCCTCGACGGACAACAGCCTCTACACCAACCCCAAAGGCAGCACCATCTCCGCTTTCGACGGCGGCTCCGACTCCAGCTCTGACTCGGAGCCTGACGAGCCGCAGAGCAGGAAGAAACTGCGCATGGAGGCCAGTTag
- the MAX gene encoding protein max isoform X2: MSDNDDIEVESDEEQPRFQSAADKRAHHNALERKRRDHIKDSFHSLRDSVPSLQGEKASRAQILDKATEYIQYMRRKNHTHQQDIDDLKRQNALLEQQVRALEKARSSAQLQANYPSTDNSLYTNPKGSTISAFDGGSDSSSDSEPDEPQSRKKLRMEAS, translated from the exons ATGAGCGACAACGATGACATCGAGGTGGAGAGTGAC GAGGAGCAGCCGAGGTTTCAGTCCGCG GCCGACAAACGGGCTCATCACAACGCGCTGGAGCGCAAGCGCAGGGACCACATCAAGGACAGCTTCCACAGCCTGCGGGACTCTGTCCCCTCCCTCCAAGGAGAGAAG GCATCCCGGGCCCAAATCCTGGACAAAGCCACAGAGTACATCCAGTACATGCGCCggaaaaaccacacacaccagcAGGACATTGATGACCTCAAGCGGCAGAACGCTCTCCTGGAGCAGCAGG TGCGGGCGCTGGAGAAGGCCCGGTCAAGCGCCCAGCTGCAGGCCAACTACCCCTCGACGGACAACAGCCTCTACACCAACCCCAAAGGCAGCACCATCTCCGCTTTCGACGGCGGCTCCGACTCCAGCTCTGACTCGGAGCCTGACGAGCCGCAGAGCAGGAAGAAACTGCGCATGGAGGCCAGTTag
- the MAX gene encoding protein max isoform X4, translating into MSDNDDIEVESDEEQPRFQSAASRAQILDKATEYIQYMRRKNHTHQQDIDDLKRQNALLEQQVRALEKARSSAQLQANYPSTDNSLYTNPKGSTISAFDGGSDSSSDSEPDEPQSRKKLRMEAS; encoded by the exons ATGAGCGACAACGATGACATCGAGGTGGAGAGTGAC GAGGAGCAGCCGAGGTTTCAGTCCGCG GCATCCCGGGCCCAAATCCTGGACAAAGCCACAGAGTACATCCAGTACATGCGCCggaaaaaccacacacaccagcAGGACATTGATGACCTCAAGCGGCAGAACGCTCTCCTGGAGCAGCAGG TGCGGGCGCTGGAGAAGGCCCGGTCAAGCGCCCAGCTGCAGGCCAACTACCCCTCGACGGACAACAGCCTCTACACCAACCCCAAAGGCAGCACCATCTCCGCTTTCGACGGCGGCTCCGACTCCAGCTCTGACTCGGAGCCTGACGAGCCGCAGAGCAGGAAGAAACTGCGCATGGAGGCCAGTTag
- the MAX gene encoding protein max isoform X3 gives MSDNDDIEVESDADKRAHHNALERKRRDHIKDSFHSLRDSVPSLQGEKASRAQILDKATEYIQYMRRKNHTHQQDIDDLKRQNALLEQQVRALEKARSSAQLQANYPSTDNSLYTNPKGSTISAFDGGSDSSSDSEPDEPQSRKKLRMEAS, from the exons ATGAGCGACAACGATGACATCGAGGTGGAGAGTGAC GCCGACAAACGGGCTCATCACAACGCGCTGGAGCGCAAGCGCAGGGACCACATCAAGGACAGCTTCCACAGCCTGCGGGACTCTGTCCCCTCCCTCCAAGGAGAGAAG GCATCCCGGGCCCAAATCCTGGACAAAGCCACAGAGTACATCCAGTACATGCGCCggaaaaaccacacacaccagcAGGACATTGATGACCTCAAGCGGCAGAACGCTCTCCTGGAGCAGCAGG TGCGGGCGCTGGAGAAGGCCCGGTCAAGCGCCCAGCTGCAGGCCAACTACCCCTCGACGGACAACAGCCTCTACACCAACCCCAAAGGCAGCACCATCTCCGCTTTCGACGGCGGCTCCGACTCCAGCTCTGACTCGGAGCCTGACGAGCCGCAGAGCAGGAAGAAACTGCGCATGGAGGCCAGTTag